A genomic region of Catalinimonas niigatensis contains the following coding sequences:
- a CDS encoding FAD-dependent oxidoreductase, with protein sequence MRVLVIGAGIFGCSAAIEVANDKHIDVTLIDQDLNIMRRASRCNHNRLHLGYHYLRSKPTANQSLEGLLSFMFNFGNAVISQFPNYYAIAREGSKSCVADFIKFCDTVGIGYDDEYPDERIMNREMLEGCFKVPEPIFDHNLLKEIILGRIHKQHNISLKLNTKCQKITKDNKVFSALINDKVEYYDIIVNASYSNINFFDNSLELNTRNLLFEEVIIPYFLYPSDKFGLTIMDGDFCSVMPKGVNKNEFLLYHVKYSILQSQIAKINTLSETEVLEDRVDKLYKESTLFFPFLKDIHHFGYWKTFRTVHENKDDARVTELFTYPEMENYYTILSGKISTCMQVGLHLRHIIQGKEPARRFKI encoded by the coding sequence ATGAGAGTCCTAGTCATAGGTGCTGGTATATTCGGATGTTCTGCAGCAATTGAGGTCGCTAATGATAAGCATATAGATGTTACCCTGATTGATCAGGATTTAAATATAATGCGTCGGGCTTCACGTTGTAATCACAACCGTCTACATCTAGGGTATCATTATCTAAGAAGCAAGCCTACTGCCAACCAGAGTTTAGAGGGCCTTTTATCTTTTATGTTTAATTTTGGAAATGCTGTTATTAGTCAGTTTCCTAACTATTATGCAATAGCCCGGGAAGGTTCAAAATCGTGTGTTGCAGATTTTATTAAATTTTGTGATACGGTAGGCATTGGATATGATGATGAGTATCCAGATGAACGAATTATGAATCGAGAAATGCTGGAGGGGTGCTTTAAAGTACCTGAACCTATATTTGATCATAATCTACTGAAAGAGATAATTTTAGGCCGTATTCATAAACAGCATAATATTAGTTTAAAACTGAATACTAAATGCCAGAAGATTACTAAGGACAATAAGGTATTCAGTGCACTAATAAATGATAAGGTAGAATACTATGATATCATTGTAAATGCCTCATATAGTAATATAAACTTCTTTGATAATAGCTTGGAATTAAATACACGCAACTTGCTTTTTGAAGAGGTAATCATTCCTTATTTTCTTTATCCTTCAGATAAATTTGGGCTTACTATTATGGATGGTGATTTCTGTTCAGTGATGCCCAAAGGTGTTAATAAAAATGAGTTCTTACTCTATCACGTTAAATATTCAATTCTGCAGTCACAAATTGCCAAAATAAATACTTTAAGCGAGACAGAGGTATTGGAAGATAGGGTAGATAAGCTCTATAAAGAGTCGACATTATTTTTTCCTTTTTTGAAAGATATACACCATTTTGGTTATTGGAAGACATTTAGAACCGTTCATGAAAACAAGGATGATGCGCGTGTAACTGAATTGTTTACTTATCCCGAGATGGAAAATTATTATACTATTTTATCTGGGAAAATATCTACATGCATGCAGGTAGGATTACACCTTAGACATATCATTCAAGGAAAAGAACCAGCAAGAAGATTTAAAATATGA
- a CDS encoding sulfotransferase family 2 domain-containing protein, protein MKKKTVFLHIPKTAGSTFNHIIQKQFKERSFRLSPDPQNYTEETTKCYLENSLDSFNKLNKDSLKKIEMFYGHILFGLHKKIDCQIKYITFVRNPFNRVISNFDWIRRLPSNRVKYRDISLKDYLTQDMDLAVSNLQTRMISGANLNSTVEAKHLDLAIDNLEKYFSEIFITERFDDSLTVLNKSYGWQSIYNEKKNVTENPTDQIDSDIIKIINEKNGLDIKLYEYCTKNFDERFKKLSQSNLKKILQFFKR, encoded by the coding sequence ATGAAGAAAAAAACAGTTTTTTTGCACATTCCAAAAACTGCAGGAAGTACATTTAATCACATTATTCAAAAACAGTTCAAAGAGAGATCATTCAGACTTTCACCTGATCCTCAAAATTATACTGAAGAGACAACTAAATGTTATTTAGAAAATTCTTTAGATAGTTTTAATAAACTTAATAAAGATTCATTAAAAAAAATTGAGATGTTTTATGGACATATATTATTTGGGTTGCATAAAAAGATAGATTGTCAAATAAAGTACATTACTTTTGTTAGAAACCCTTTTAATAGGGTGATATCTAATTTTGATTGGATTAGAAGGCTTCCTAGTAATAGAGTTAAATATCGCGATATTTCTTTAAAGGATTATCTTACTCAAGATATGGATCTTGCTGTATCCAACTTGCAAACGAGAATGATCTCAGGGGCTAATTTGAATAGTACGGTGGAAGCAAAACACTTAGACTTAGCAATAGATAATTTGGAAAAATATTTTAGTGAAATTTTTATCACTGAAAGATTTGACGATTCACTAACGGTCTTAAACAAGAGTTACGGTTGGCAAAGTATATACAATGAAAAGAAAAATGTGACTGAAAACCCTACTGATCAAATTGATAGTGATATCATAAAGATCATTAATGAAAAAAATGGTCTTGATATAAAATTATATGAATATTGTACTAAAAATTTTGATGAACGCTTTAAAAAGTTAAGCCAAAGTAATTTGAAAAAAATATTACAGTTTTTTAAGAGATAA
- a CDS encoding ABC transporter ATP-binding protein, which produces MKEVREQQTLQATQAPKHKGQGDESEVLVRVENLSKKFCRDLKRSLWYGVQDISGEVFGRSKKDTLRKDEFWAVKDVSFELRRGECLGLIGHNGAGKSTLLKMLNGLIKPDQGRIEMNGRIGALIELGAGFNPVLTGRENVYINGQILGFTKKEIEEKYEAIVEFAEIQDFMESPVQSYSSGMKVRLGFAIAAQMEPDILIIDEVLAVGDIRFRIKCYNRINEIVKNCAVIFVSHSMDQIMRLCDKLCFLKNGNVLKLTTNMGLGIQLYHQLSEEEDDGKKNKLIPSVLRKDVYVDKFYFNEEERNIKISRDEEVRLRFVIHSKYELNNITIGMTITDTARRIIGIISSGFFTIKQGESEKLFQTAGIKLTSGRYFLTIILAHFEKPEINDQREILYRFDDCFKLEIDNKQNVMFPEGYHIEGEWV; this is translated from the coding sequence ATGAAAGAGGTAAGAGAGCAGCAAACGTTACAAGCTACCCAAGCGCCAAAGCATAAGGGACAAGGTGATGAAAGTGAAGTGCTGGTGAGGGTAGAGAATCTTTCCAAAAAATTCTGCCGCGACCTGAAGCGCTCTCTCTGGTATGGCGTGCAGGATATCAGCGGTGAAGTATTTGGACGTAGTAAGAAAGATACATTAAGAAAAGATGAGTTCTGGGCGGTAAAGGATGTGAGCTTTGAACTGCGGCGGGGCGAATGTCTGGGGCTTATCGGCCACAATGGAGCTGGTAAAAGTACGCTCTTGAAAATGCTCAACGGCCTGATCAAACCCGATCAGGGGCGTATAGAAATGAACGGCCGGATAGGGGCGCTGATAGAACTGGGAGCGGGTTTTAATCCAGTTTTGACAGGTAGAGAGAATGTGTATATCAACGGACAGATACTGGGCTTTACGAAGAAAGAGATAGAGGAGAAATACGAGGCCATTGTAGAGTTCGCGGAGATACAAGACTTTATGGAAAGCCCGGTGCAAAGCTACAGTTCCGGTATGAAAGTACGCCTGGGCTTTGCCATCGCTGCCCAGATGGAACCGGATATACTGATCATTGATGAGGTGCTAGCAGTGGGGGATATCAGGTTTAGGATTAAATGCTATAACAGAATAAACGAAATAGTTAAAAATTGTGCTGTTATATTTGTATCACATTCCATGGATCAAATTATGCGATTGTGCGACAAGCTTTGCTTTTTGAAAAACGGAAATGTATTAAAGCTTACTACTAATATGGGTCTAGGTATACAACTTTACCATCAATTAAGTGAAGAAGAAGATGATGGTAAAAAGAATAAGCTTATACCTTCAGTACTTAGAAAGGATGTTTATGTAGATAAGTTTTATTTTAATGAAGAAGAGAGAAATATCAAAATCTCAAGAGATGAAGAAGTTAGACTACGGTTTGTGATACATTCAAAATATGAGCTTAACAATATTACTATTGGAATGACAATTACAGATACTGCAAGGAGAATCATTGGAATTATTTCCTCTGGTTTTTTTACTATAAAGCAAGGTGAAAGTGAAAAATTGTTTCAAACAGCAGGTATTAAGTTAACTTCCGGGAGGTATTTTTTAACTATCATTCTTGCACATTTTGAAAAACCCGAGATTAATGACCAAAGAGAAATTCTTTATAGATTTGATGACTGTTTTAAATTAGAGATAGATAATAAACAAAATGTAATGTTTCCAGAGGGTTATCATATTGAAGGAGAATGGGTGTAA
- a CDS encoding ABC transporter permease — MHKVKRIVYTPESGIRNPRLLLEDFMESLPQMHALGYRLFLRNLKGMYRQSLLGLFWSVIPPLVTSLIWIFLNGQRVVDIDVPGISYPLFVIIGTILWQTFAEGVNGPVRGVTMGKSMLAKINFPRESLILSGIYEVIFNVLIKIGLIALVFVTFQQMPAWSTLFSLLGFASLILLGSTIGLLLTPLAMLYNDIQKGIVIVLQFAIYLTPVIYPEPKSGLAAQLMQFNPVAPLLTTTRNLLIGAPTPNLETFFWVSGASVVLFLLGLLVYRLAMPIIIERIGS, encoded by the coding sequence ATGCACAAAGTAAAGCGTATCGTATACACACCCGAATCAGGCATCCGAAATCCTAGGCTATTGCTGGAGGATTTTATGGAAAGCCTGCCGCAGATGCATGCGCTGGGGTACAGGCTGTTCCTGAGAAACCTGAAGGGCATGTACCGACAGTCCCTGCTTGGCCTCTTCTGGTCAGTGATTCCGCCTTTGGTGACTTCCCTGATCTGGATATTCCTGAACGGGCAGCGGGTGGTTGATATAGATGTGCCCGGCATTTCCTATCCGCTCTTCGTGATCATCGGCACCATCCTCTGGCAGACATTTGCCGAAGGCGTAAACGGACCGGTAAGAGGAGTGACGATGGGCAAGTCTATGCTGGCTAAGATCAACTTCCCCCGCGAATCCTTGATTCTCTCAGGTATTTATGAAGTGATCTTTAATGTACTCATCAAAATCGGGCTGATTGCCCTGGTGTTTGTTACTTTCCAGCAGATGCCTGCCTGGAGCACCCTTTTTAGCCTGTTGGGTTTTGCCTCCCTGATCCTGCTGGGCAGTACCATAGGTTTGTTACTGACCCCATTGGCGATGCTGTACAACGACATACAAAAAGGCATTGTGATTGTGTTGCAGTTTGCCATCTACCTGACGCCGGTGATTTATCCAGAGCCTAAGAGCGGCCTGGCGGCACAACTGATGCAATTTAATCCGGTAGCCCCTCTGCTGACGACTACCCGTAACCTGCTGATTGGCGCACCCACCCCAAATCTGGAGACCTTCTTCTGGGTAAGTGGTGCTTCTGTCGTATTATTCCTCCTGGGGCTCCTGGTATATCGCCTGGCCATGCCCATCATCATAGAACGTATAGGTAGTTAA
- a CDS encoding GIY-YIG nuclease family protein produces the protein MPRGGCIYIMSNTHNTTLYIGVMADLLSRIQQHKQRTDPKSFTARYQLHKLVYYETFSRIEEAINKEKQLKQYSRKKKEKLITAMNPNWIDLWEEIKGW, from the coding sequence ATGCCAAGAGGCGGCTGTATCTACATCATGAGTAATACCCACAACACCACACTCTACATTGGTGTGATGGCAGACCTGCTTTCCCGCATACAGCAGCATAAACAAAGGACAGATCCTAAAAGCTTTACCGCCCGTTATCAACTTCACAAACTGGTCTATTATGAAACCTTCTCTCGTATAGAAGAAGCCATTAACAAAGAAAAACAGCTGAAACAGTACAGCCGGAAGAAAAAAGAAAAGCTCATCACTGCTATGAATCCCAACTGGATAGACCTCTGGGAGGAGATAAAAGGGTGGTAA
- a CDS encoding DNA-binding domain-containing protein, whose amino-acid sequence MLEFFLVDNHLTEDPNDCRAITQHKSTITMDQLVKLIMLRSAGLTESEISSVLKEYFVALEYFLEGGNRIVTPFFNITPTVSGVFEDKKASFDKTKHRIRIKVTAGVELKKVAARIGTEKIRGNKNVPFVEDVYDYASDSTDDMLTPGQPLRLSGEYLKLDKADPVQGVFFVNTADQTEIRATMYIESRNKQIALLIPDTLASGIYTLKVKAQMGNEVRVGEFSTPLTVS is encoded by the coding sequence ATGTTAGAATTCTTTTTGGTGGACAATCATCTGACGGAAGACCCCAATGATTGTCGGGCCATTACCCAGCACAAAAGTACCATTACGATGGATCAACTGGTGAAGCTGATCATGTTGCGTAGTGCCGGACTTACGGAATCGGAGATTTCCTCCGTACTGAAGGAGTATTTTGTAGCCCTGGAGTACTTTCTGGAAGGGGGTAACCGCATCGTGACGCCTTTCTTCAACATCACCCCTACGGTATCCGGGGTCTTTGAAGACAAGAAAGCAAGCTTTGATAAGACGAAGCACCGCATCAGGATCAAAGTAACTGCAGGCGTAGAGTTGAAAAAGGTGGCGGCCAGGATAGGCACAGAAAAAATCCGTGGGAATAAAAATGTGCCTTTCGTGGAGGATGTGTATGACTATGCCAGCGACAGCACCGATGATATGCTGACACCGGGACAGCCGCTACGCCTGAGCGGTGAGTACCTGAAACTGGATAAGGCTGATCCTGTACAGGGCGTATTCTTCGTAAATACCGCAGACCAGACCGAGATCAGGGCTACGATGTACATAGAAAGTCGCAATAAGCAGATTGCCCTGCTGATTCCCGATACACTGGCTTCCGGGATTTATACCCTCAAAGTCAAAGCCCAGATGGGTAATGAAGTACGTGTAGGTGAATTTAGTACCCCGCTGACGGTAAGCTAA
- a CDS encoding acetyltransferase, with the protein MQKDIILLGGGGHCKSVIDVIEQEGSFQIKGVLDVAEKLGQEVMGYPIIGTEEDLPAWLKETSFALVTVGQVRSSTLRMKLYEKIKAAGGQLPLIISPKAYVSPHAQIGEGSIVMHGACVNAGARVGANAIINSQSLVEHDAHIGDHCHISTGAIINGDCRVGNYVLIGSRAALRQGISIADEVLIGMGSVVLHDITEPGIYAGNPLRKLGRVDNQT; encoded by the coding sequence ATGCAAAAAGATATCATCCTCCTGGGCGGCGGCGGGCATTGCAAATCTGTGATTGATGTCATTGAACAGGAAGGTTCTTTTCAAATTAAAGGCGTACTGGATGTTGCTGAAAAGCTGGGGCAGGAGGTGATGGGTTACCCGATCATCGGTACGGAAGAAGACCTGCCTGCTTGGTTGAAGGAGACAAGCTTTGCTTTGGTCACCGTGGGGCAGGTCAGGAGCAGCACGCTACGCATGAAGCTTTATGAAAAGATCAAAGCTGCCGGAGGGCAGTTGCCACTGATCATTTCTCCTAAAGCGTATGTCTCACCACATGCACAGATAGGCGAAGGGAGCATCGTAATGCATGGGGCCTGCGTCAATGCCGGAGCCAGGGTGGGAGCAAATGCCATCATCAACAGCCAATCACTGGTAGAACATGATGCACATATTGGAGATCACTGCCATATCTCTACCGGAGCAATCATCAATGGAGACTGCCGGGTAGGAAATTATGTGCTGATCGGCAGTCGTGCAGCATTACGGCAGGGGATAAGCATAGCAGATGAGGTGCTGATTGGGATGGGAAGCGTGGTATTGCACGACATCACAGAGCCTGGCATTTATGCTGGCAACCCCCTTCGTAAGCTAGGGCGTGTTGACAATCAAACTTGA